One segment of Nocardioides sp. QY071 DNA contains the following:
- a CDS encoding ABC transporter permease — MSTLTQAASDGWVVAQRNLIKIVRVPEILVFVLISPIMFVLLFAYVFGGAIETPGVNYREWLIAGIFGQTIVFGATFTGAGLAEDMQKGIIDRFRSLPMSSSAVLVGRTSSDVVYNVLSLVIMALTGLLVGWRIREGFVDAIAGFALLLVFGYAISWVMAWVGLMVPSVEVINNASFIVIMPLTFVSNAFVPTASFNKVLKPVVEWNPVSAVTQASRDLFGNTGVGPGSDAWSLQHPVAYTLIWVVAIIAVFAPLSVRRYRLTTSR; from the coding sequence GTGAGCACCCTGACCCAGGCCGCGAGCGACGGCTGGGTGGTCGCCCAGCGCAACCTGATCAAGATCGTGCGGGTGCCCGAGATCCTGGTCTTCGTGCTGATCAGCCCGATCATGTTCGTGCTGCTCTTCGCCTACGTGTTCGGCGGCGCGATCGAGACCCCCGGCGTCAACTACCGCGAGTGGCTGATCGCCGGGATCTTCGGCCAGACCATCGTGTTCGGCGCGACCTTCACCGGTGCGGGCCTCGCCGAGGACATGCAGAAGGGCATCATCGACCGGTTCCGGTCGCTGCCGATGTCCAGCTCCGCGGTGCTGGTCGGGCGCACGTCCTCCGACGTCGTCTACAACGTGCTCTCGCTGGTGATCATGGCGCTGACCGGGCTGCTCGTCGGCTGGCGGATCCGGGAGGGCTTCGTCGACGCGATCGCCGGCTTCGCGCTGCTCCTCGTCTTCGGCTACGCGATCAGCTGGGTGATGGCGTGGGTCGGCCTGATGGTGCCCAGCGTCGAGGTCATCAACAACGCCTCGTTCATCGTGATCATGCCGCTGACCTTCGTCTCCAACGCGTTCGTGCCGACCGCGTCGTTCAACAAGGTGCTCAAGCCGGTCGTCGAGTGGAACCCGGTCTCCGCGGTCACCCAGGCCAGCCGCGACCTGTTCGGCAACACCGGCGTCGGCCCCGGCTCGGACGCCTGGTCACTGCAGCACCCGGTCGCCTACACGCTGATCTGGGTGGTGGCGATCATCGCGGTCTTCGCCCCGCTGTCCGTACGGCGCTACCGGCTCACCACGAGCCGCTAG
- a CDS encoding cytochrome P450, which produces MRIPLFDSLLRPVLDPVLGPAKQRIGIWLLNRTMRNGIDLRKLRFLPDAFTLPLRRDGLDPVPELVKAQADEPVKKLADLFGKGVWMVSGYDEAREVLAGGAEVWSNDLGQFVSQEGRSDEEQIGGLGMTDPPLHTALRRYLTPEFTMRRLARLQPGIEAIVEQRLDAMAEAGRDGRPVDMVEEFAFAVPFDVICDLLGLPVDDRARFLELGVARFDLTEGGAGAFGAAAHTREFLINAVREQRANPGDGLIGALLQEHGDELDDVTLGGIADGVFLGGYETSASMLALGAYLIATTPKAGEMLRSENAEQVNQVVEELLRHLCVVQLAFLRFAKQDVVVGGVQIKEGDAVGVSLLAANRDPRLAPGLDEFDPSREPTRHLAFGWGMHRCVGAELARMELRTALRMLAERFPDLTMAADISELDFRKLSAVYGVEALPVLTGGDRVASGRA; this is translated from the coding sequence ATGCGCATCCCCCTCTTCGACTCGCTGCTCCGGCCTGTCCTGGACCCCGTGCTGGGTCCCGCCAAGCAGCGGATCGGCATCTGGCTGCTCAACCGGACCATGCGCAACGGCATCGACCTGCGCAAGCTTCGCTTCCTTCCGGACGCGTTCACGCTCCCGCTGCGCCGTGACGGGCTCGACCCCGTGCCCGAGCTCGTGAAGGCGCAGGCCGACGAGCCGGTCAAGAAGCTCGCCGACCTGTTCGGCAAGGGCGTGTGGATGGTCAGCGGGTACGACGAGGCGCGCGAGGTGCTCGCCGGCGGCGCCGAGGTGTGGTCCAACGACCTCGGGCAGTTCGTGTCCCAGGAGGGCCGCTCCGACGAGGAGCAGATCGGCGGCCTCGGCATGACCGACCCCCCGCTGCACACCGCGCTGCGGCGCTACCTGACCCCCGAGTTCACGATGCGCCGCCTCGCCCGGCTGCAGCCCGGCATCGAGGCGATCGTCGAGCAGCGGCTGGACGCGATGGCCGAGGCCGGCCGCGACGGGCGTCCGGTCGACATGGTCGAGGAGTTCGCGTTCGCCGTACCGTTCGACGTCATCTGCGACCTGCTCGGCCTCCCGGTCGACGACCGGGCTCGGTTCCTGGAGCTCGGCGTGGCCCGCTTCGACCTCACCGAGGGCGGCGCCGGCGCGTTCGGGGCGGCCGCGCACACCCGCGAGTTCCTGATCAACGCCGTGCGCGAGCAGCGGGCGAACCCGGGCGACGGCCTGATCGGCGCGCTGCTGCAGGAGCATGGCGACGAGCTCGACGACGTCACCCTCGGCGGCATCGCCGACGGCGTGTTCCTCGGCGGCTACGAGACCTCCGCATCGATGCTGGCGCTGGGCGCCTACCTGATCGCGACCACCCCGAAGGCCGGCGAGATGCTGCGCTCGGAGAACGCCGAGCAGGTCAACCAGGTCGTCGAGGAGCTGCTGCGTCACCTGTGCGTGGTCCAGCTCGCCTTCCTGCGCTTCGCCAAGCAGGACGTGGTCGTCGGTGGCGTGCAGATCAAGGAGGGCGACGCGGTCGGCGTCTCCCTGCTCGCCGCCAACCGCGACCCGCGGCTGGCCCCCGGCCTCGACGAGTTCGACCCGTCCCGCGAGCCGACCCGGCACCTGGCCTTCGGGTGGGGCATGCACCGGTGCGTCGGCGCCGAGCTGGCCCGGATGGAGCTGCGGACCGCGCTGCGGATGCTCGCCGAGCGGTTCCCGGACCTCACCATGGCCGCGGACATCTCCGAGCTCGACTTCCGCAAGCTGTCGGCGGTCTACGGCGTCGAGGCGCTGCCGGTGCTCACCGGCGGCGACCGTGTGGCCAGTGGGCGCGCCTAG
- a CDS encoding HAD family hydrolase, translating into MPRTPVDWDAWDAVLFDLDGVVTPTAEVHMHAWAAMFTSFLTARSAADHVAYPPYTEQDYFTYVDGKPRYDGVRSFVASRGITLPEGTPDDPPTAETVCGLGNRKNESFNQILGSEGVAAYPGSVALIVELHEAGKPMAVVSSSRNAPAVVAAAGLTDYFALIMHGGLAAELGLRGKPAPDTFTHAATALGATNARSVVLEDAINGVAAGHAGEFGLVIGVDRGAGVDALTAAGAHLVVPDLADLVQADTAEEQS; encoded by the coding sequence GTGCCTCGGACACCTGTGGACTGGGATGCGTGGGATGCCGTGCTGTTCGACCTCGACGGGGTGGTGACACCGACGGCCGAGGTCCACATGCACGCGTGGGCGGCGATGTTCACCTCGTTCCTCACCGCGCGGTCCGCGGCTGACCACGTCGCGTACCCGCCGTACACCGAGCAGGACTACTTCACCTACGTCGACGGGAAGCCCCGCTACGACGGGGTCCGCTCCTTCGTCGCCTCCCGCGGGATCACCCTGCCGGAGGGCACGCCGGACGACCCGCCGACGGCGGAGACCGTGTGCGGGCTGGGCAACCGGAAGAACGAGTCGTTCAACCAGATCCTCGGCTCGGAGGGCGTCGCGGCCTACCCCGGCTCGGTGGCGCTGATCGTGGAGCTGCACGAGGCCGGCAAGCCGATGGCGGTGGTGTCGTCGTCGCGCAACGCGCCCGCAGTGGTCGCCGCGGCCGGGCTGACCGACTACTTCGCGTTGATCATGCACGGCGGTCTGGCCGCCGAGCTCGGCCTGCGCGGCAAGCCCGCGCCGGACACCTTCACCCACGCCGCCACCGCGCTGGGCGCGACGAACGCCCGGTCGGTCGTGCTGGAGGACGCGATCAACGGCGTCGCCGCCGGGCACGCGGGTGAGTTCGGCCTCGTCATCGGGGTCGACCGCGGCGCGGGGGTCGACGCGCTGACGGCGGCGGGCGCCCACCTCGTCGTACCCGACCTCGCCGACCTGGTCCAGGCCGACACCGCGGAGGAGCAGTCATGA